The Trinickia acidisoli genome includes a window with the following:
- a CDS encoding ATP-binding protein, translating to MQSIRRQLLFWLIGIVLAGLGLAGWLIYRQALAEANELFDYQLQEIAAALPSEPFAQIFGAHNDADEGIVIQIWSRTGSLMYYSHPRAPLAPRAELGFSTERTDRGDWRVYGAIVGDNVVQLAQPLSVRNRLAANVALRTLWPLIVLLPFLGVAVWGVVGRGLAPLRRVTRALDARRPEALDPLPEARLPLEVRPLVRALNGLLARLAVALDTQRAFVADAAHELRTPLAAVQIQSQLVARAQDADARREALADLQAGVTRATRLAEQLLALARAEPDASAVKEAVDLRTLLAECVAAHAPIAQRRGIDLGFEQAQPASVTADADSLRVMFGNLLDNAVKYTPAGGRIDVTLSAGKDGGGAGACVQIADSGPGIPADERARVFDRFYRDASARARADVSGSGLGLAIVKRVAAQHGAAIELGDAPLGGLLVTVRF from the coding sequence ATGCAATCCATTCGTCGTCAACTGCTGTTCTGGCTGATCGGAATCGTCCTCGCCGGTTTGGGGCTCGCCGGTTGGCTCATCTATCGGCAGGCGCTTGCCGAAGCCAACGAGCTGTTCGACTATCAGCTACAGGAGATCGCGGCGGCCTTGCCGTCCGAGCCGTTCGCGCAGATTTTCGGCGCGCACAACGATGCCGATGAAGGCATCGTCATCCAAATCTGGAGCCGCACCGGCTCGCTGATGTATTACTCGCACCCGCGGGCGCCGCTCGCGCCGCGCGCCGAGCTCGGGTTTTCGACCGAGCGCACCGACCGCGGCGATTGGCGCGTGTACGGCGCGATCGTCGGCGACAACGTCGTGCAGCTCGCGCAACCGCTGTCCGTGCGCAACCGTCTCGCCGCCAACGTCGCGCTGCGCACGCTGTGGCCGCTCATCGTCTTGCTGCCGTTTCTCGGCGTGGCCGTGTGGGGTGTCGTCGGACGCGGGCTCGCACCGCTGCGCCGCGTGACGCGCGCGCTCGACGCGCGCCGTCCCGAGGCGCTCGATCCTTTGCCCGAAGCGCGGTTGCCGCTCGAAGTGCGTCCGCTCGTGCGTGCGCTCAACGGCTTGCTCGCGCGACTGGCGGTGGCGCTGGACACGCAGCGCGCATTCGTGGCCGATGCCGCGCATGAGTTGCGCACGCCGCTCGCGGCCGTGCAGATTCAATCGCAGCTCGTCGCGCGCGCGCAAGATGCCGACGCTCGCCGCGAGGCGCTGGCCGACCTGCAAGCCGGCGTCACGCGCGCGACGCGCCTGGCCGAGCAACTGCTCGCGCTCGCTCGCGCGGAACCCGATGCGAGCGCGGTCAAGGAGGCTGTCGATCTGCGTACGTTGCTGGCCGAATGCGTCGCCGCGCATGCGCCCATTGCCCAGCGCCGCGGCATCGATCTCGGCTTCGAACAGGCTCAGCCGGCCAGCGTGACGGCCGACGCCGATTCGCTGCGCGTCATGTTCGGCAATCTGCTCGACAATGCGGTCAAGTACACGCCTGCCGGCGGCCGTATCGACGTGACGCTTTCGGCCGGCAAGGACGGCGGCGGGGCCGGGGCTTGCGTGCAGATCGCCGACAGCGGCCCCGGCATTCCGGCCGACGAACGCGCGCGCGTGTTCGACCGCTTTTACCGCGACGCCTCGGCGCGCGCGCGGGCGGACGTCTCGGGCAGCGGCCTGGGGCTCGCGATCGTCAAGCGTGTCGCCGCGCAGCATGGGGCTGCAATCGAGCTCGGCGACGCTCCGCTTGGCGGCTTGCTCGTCACCGTGCGGTTTTGA